DNA sequence from the Gammaproteobacteria bacterium genome:
ATGAGGCCCGGGGGCCATTGGGACGATTTTTATGGCGAGTGCATGTGGTCCATCATCTCCCGACCCAGTTATATGTGCTGATGCATGCTGTTTTACATCCCATCAATGTGGTGTTTGTGCGCGCGATCCTTACGGTTCCTACTTACTTCTTGGGTTTTTCACCTGAAGTAGCTTTTGCCACGAGTGTCCTTACGGGTTTTCAGGGGGTGATATCCCATTTCAATGTGGATATTCGAGTGGGTTGGTTGAATTATTTACTCGTGGGCACCGAAGTGCACCGTTACCACCACAGCGCAGCGGCAGGGGAAGCAAAAAACTTTGCTGCGGTAGTCCCGATTTGGGATCAGCTTTTTGGAACTTTTGCGTATCGGCCAGGTGAGATGCCGGAAGCGCTCGGCGTAGCAAATCCAGATCTTTATCCTCGCGACACGCAAATCGTAACGTTATTGCTGGAGCCGTTACGTCGATCTTCATATGACACAGCACCGCCTAAACCATAATTTTTGGCGCTTCGACATCGTGCGCGCGCGACAATTTATCCCCTGCTTGGGTGATCCGAACGACATCGCGCCACTTAAGGAAGGTGTGCGACTGGCATGGCAACTGTTACAGCATGCCGAGCTTCGTTCCCGGCGTTGTGCGCGGCGCTCATGGTCACGGTGCAGGTGAGATTCGTACCGCTGCAATCACCGCCCCAGCCGTCGAAAACGAAATCGGCGGATGCCGGCGCCGCGGTCAACGTCACCGCGGTATTGTTGGCATACGACTCGCTGCAATCGCTGCCGCAGTTGATGCCCGCTGGCGCCGAGGTGACGCTGCCGGAGCCGGACTTGGTAAGCGTAGCGTATACGTCGGTGTCGGATCGGGCAACGGCGTTTCATCGGTGTTGCCGCCGCCACCACATCCGATTAACGCCAGTGTTGCACTAAATACGACTAGCTTGAGAATTGGCCGGGGGCTTTTCATGGTCACCTCGGCACGATGGCAAACTGCGGCTCGGACCCGTAATCGTTCGGTTTGACGGTGCGGTTAATGAACAAGCTCCACGCATCGTTGGCGCGGTCGAGCTTGGCATCGACCGATGCGGCGAGCGCCGGTTGCATGTTGGACGGATAACCTTCGGCGCCGCTCGCATAGCCGATCATCTCGCCGACTACGTAGCGGTGAGACGCGCCAGCGATGCGGCTCTGCTCGGTTAAGAAATCGGCCATTTGCTGGTCGCCGCACGGCAAGTCGATGAAGTTGCCGACGCTGTTCTTCCAACTCGAATAGGTCGTGGAATCGAACGTTCCCCGCGCGACTTCGCCGAAGTTTTGATACAGCACGCCCGTGGAGGCAGGGCGCACGGCGAGCTGATAGGACGCGGCCGCGATCCAGCACATGTCGAGCATGCGCTCGACTGGCGACGCCGCCTTGAACGCAAGCAACGACTTGCCGTTGTCGAAACCCATGGCCACGACTTCGCTAATTGCGGAGGTGAAGAAGTCGTCTTGCCAGGGAGCGTAGCCCTTGTTGCCGAGATACACGACGGCGCCATAGTTATCCACGCCCAGATTATTGCTACTGGGACCGGTGACCAGATTGTTTTGATACCAGGTGAAGTTGTTCTCGAGTATCTGGGTGAAATACCCTTTGAAGGAATCGCTGTCGGGGCTGAGCAGCGCCGCGTGCCCGAGGGTGCGCAGGGTCCACGCTTGGCCCCGCACTTGGTCGCTCTTGACGATCCCGAGCTCGTTCAAACGGTAACCGGGGTTGTACTGAACTACGTTGTAGTTCGCCCAGAACTGCAACTCTTCAAGATGGAAGTGATCGCCGGTGATGAGATACGGCATATACGCCATCGACGGCTGATGCGCTGAATCGTGAACCAGCGTGGAGTTGGTGCAATCGCCGCTACAGAGCGGGAACGGATGTCGGGTGTCGACCGAATTGCCGAGGATTGTGATGTCGGGATACGTTATGAGCGATATCGGTCGATCGCTGTTCTTGTCGCGGTAATGAATCGAAAAACTCGCCGCGGCGTTACTCATCGCGAGCACCGCTTGGCGCGTACGCGGATCCATGCTGATCACATAGCCCGCGGTCCATGCCGGCAGAACGCCGATATCGGGGCGACCGCCGGTCGTGGGCATGTAGGGTTGAATCATGCCGTTCGACATCGGCTCGAGCGTCTGCGAACGCGTGCTCCAGGCGGCGAGCGACGCCTCGTTGATCCGCAGTGCCGGATCGTAATTCGGCACCGCACCGGTCTTCTTCAAGTACGCCGAATCGTAGCGTGGCGCAATTTCGGTCAACGTGCTAAACACTTTGCGCCAACGCGCTTGGCGATAATGCGTCAATCCGGTTTTGGCGTAGACCGACGCACCTCGCACCGAAATGTCGACGTCGTATGTGACGTTCGAGGTGGTAAACACGCGCGGGTTCTCGATGACGGTCCAGTTGTTCTCGATCACGACATCGACGCGCTCGCCGGCGACACCGGCATAACTGCGTACGTTGAAGCGCACCGCCAGGTGCGGATCGTCGCCGATCGGACCGCTGGTTTCCCATTCGGTGACGATCGGGCCGTCGAGCCAACGGCTGACTTTGTTTTGAAACAGCGTGCGCGCCGATGCCGTCAGCGTGCGGTTGTCGGAGGTTTTGATAGTGACGATGGCATCGAAGCCGCTGTTCAATAGCTCGCTCACGTTGCGTGGCGTGCTGGTACCGAGCGGGGCCGACGGGATGAGCTCGAACGATCCGCCGGTGTTCGCCGGCACCATCGTGCTCAACACTGCGTAACGCAGCGAACCACTGCTGGTCGCTTTGTTGTCGATTTGCACCGGGATGAGTTGTCCCGCGGGTGTGCGTAATGACAGGCCCGAGGTCGCGGGCACATCGCCTTTGACGAAGACGTGGCCGAAGGTGACGCCGTTCGCGGCCGTTACCGGATCGATTTGAACTTTGATCGCCGCGGAGGTGCTGGAGTTGAAGCTTGCGATCACGCGGCGCTCGGCGTTCAGGGTGACGGTGCACGTCAAGCTTGAGCCGGCGCAAGCGCCGCTCCAGCCGTTGAACACTGAGCCCGAAGCGGCCGTTGCTGTTAACGTAACCGCGGTGTTGTTTGCATATGACGCACTGCACGCGGTACCGCAGTCGATGCCAGCCGGCGCCGAGCTTACGGTGCCGGACCCGGAACCTGATTTGGTTAGCGTCAACAGGTACGTCTCCGCGGGGGGCGGTGTTGGGTCGGATGGCGTATCGGACGACCCGCCACCCCCGCAACCCGCCGTGAACAGCACCGGACAGAAAGCGGCAATGCCAACAAAACAACGAAAAAAATTCATGATCCTCCCCCTAATCGAAAAGCGTACCTGCGGTTGTGTTTCTTTTGCGTCGTGAGCAAGGCACCGGAGCAATCCGTGTAACGGATCCCGGACGCCACCAGTCACCGAATCAGCGTGCAGCTCGTACTGACACCGAGACTCCCTGACTCCGTTTTATCTACGCTCATGGTCCACCGGCGGTGTTCTTATAGAAATAAATGTTGCCGGTCACGCTGTTGA
Encoded proteins:
- a CDS encoding sterol desaturase family protein, with the translated sequence MSNSGVTILIRYGFYPVLALLTLIYLIYELGGPVAQIGSHYGIYLAFTFLLMVFVEARYALSPQWRMTRNTFFRRDLPFLILGGATAAVANFFATQVVTAHAIERGGFFAQLPIVPGVILCILVTDLLWYWLHRWCHEARGPLGRFLWRVHVVHHLPTQLYVLMHAVLHPINVVFVRAILTVPTYFLGFSPEVAFATSVLTGFQGVISHFNVDIRVGWLNYLLVGTEVHRYHHSAAAGEAKNFAAVVPIWDQLFGTFAYRPGEMPEALGVANPDLYPRDTQIVTLLLEPLRRSSYDTAPPKP